A stretch of DNA from Streptomyces sp. NBC_01197:
TCCGTCAGTACGCCGTCCACGTCGCGTGCCGCCCTACAAATCGACATTGACCTGCACATAGTTCATATAGAGCAACGTACCGAACGAGAAGAGGAGCCAGGCCAGCAGCAGGGTGTAACCATCCCAGGAAGTAAGTGCCGCACCCAGCGGTCGCCGGGGCCGCATCGCCTTGGCCCTGGGGAGCCAGGAACTGTGAGTGGGAGAAAGAAACGGGAGCGGCGCCAGGACGAGGGCAACAATGTACCCGCACAGCAATGCCACGAGGCCGACGACGAGCAGCCCCGCACCGGGCTGGTCCTTGGGCAGGAAAGTCTGGGCGACGCCTCCTGGGAGCAGAACCGGGGTCCATAGAATCGAGGCGCCCGTCGCGCACCAGAGCACCGCCAGTGTCAAAGCAACCGTATGAGAACGGGTGAGCTGGGCGGGCGTCAGGCGCCGGGCGGCCAGTCGGCCGGCCATCCGGAGAAGTACCGCCGCCGAAGCCACAGCCAGAACAGTCAGGGCCGCGCTCTGAGGACTCGTCGGCGCGAAGAACAGTCGCGCCAGGGCGAACCCCGGAGCGAACGCCGCGGCCATCCGGAACATGGAAACGAGCCCACGCGCCGGAAGCGGGGCCCGGAACCGGTCGGCGACGACAGGGACGGGCACGGGGTCCGCCATACCTGGCTCGGAGTCGGGCCGGCTCACCGCGGCGACCAGGGCGTAGAGATGCTCCGGTCGCTGTTCACGGAAATCCAGCCACTGATAGCGCCTCAGCTCCTTGGTGTCGTCGGGTACGTCCACCTGGTCCAGCAGCACGCAGATCGTACGCGGTGCCCCTTCCCTGGTGGCCTCCGCCACATCCACCCAGTCCACATGTGAGCTGACGAGAACAAACGACCAGCCCGCGCTCGGTGCGACGGTCTCAGTGCGCGTGTCAGCGCCCGTCTCAGAGCTCGCCCCGACGCCTGCCAGCTGGAGGGCCGTGCGCAGGAGTTCAGCTATGGGCTCGTCGGCACGCGCCAGGCACTGCACCTGCAGGACAACATTCCCGACCGGTCGGCCCCGTCCGACCCCGTTCCGCCTGCACAGCACCAGCCACTCCAGAAGGAACCGCCAGTTCTTGCCGCGCCACTGCACTCCCGGCTGGGGCTCACGAACTGACTGCCGGATCTCCCGCCACCTGGGCCGTAGTCCCGGGTTCCGACTCGGACGGAGGGGACTCCGCCTGGGTCCCGAAGCTGCATACGGGACCTCGGTGGCGCGGCGGCGCTGGTAGGCGACGCCCAGTCCGGCGGGCAGCCAAAGGTAGAACCACCGGGACCACAACGCGCAGCCCAGGCAGACCGCCGCGGCCACGGCTGCAACGGTCAGGAGCCGGGTCACGGCGGCTGCCTCTTCGGTCACCGCCGCCGGAGTGGGCCAGATCTGCCTCGCCACCGTGGGATCACCGATGTCCGGCGGGGAGAGGAGTGCCCTGACGCTGTAGCCGCACGCCGCCAACACAGTCACGGCGCAACCGACCGTAACCACGAGCGAGACCCAGCCGCAGCTCCGCCGCGCGAGGCCGACCGCTACAGCCAGCACCGCCGGCCCGAACGGGGCCATCATCGCGGTCAGCGTGAGGAGGCGGTATTGCGTTTGGTGCCAGTGGCGCAGGCGAAGCCCGTTCAGCGAGTTGCTGTGCAACAGCCGGGACGGCTCGCCGAAAGGGCTCCCGGCAAGATGCCCCACCGAGATGTCCAGCCTCATCATGAGCACACTCGCCCACACCAGGGCGACGCCCATGGTCGCGGCGCAGACCACGAACCCGGCTATCGAGGCGGGCACCCGAAGTCGCGGCAATCGCTGCGACGGTCGCTGCGGCACCGGCCGCCCCGGCCTGGACTCGTCGCCAGCCGGCTCACTGCCACACTGTGCCCCGGTTCTGACAATCTCCTCGCCGAGCGCGTGCATCCGCTGCCAGAAACGGACGCGCAGGTCGTGCACGGGAGAAGCGTCTAGCTCCGGCGGCACATCGGTGCCCGCAGTCACGCCGACGTACACCGGGATCCCGCGCTCCAGCGCCCTGCCCCACTCCATGCGAACGTACTCGGAGGCAATCGCCGAGGGCGAGGCCAGCAGCAGGAGCGCATCGGCCGTCTCCAGCGCGTCGTCCCACGCTACCTCCCAGTCCATCCCCGGGCGCAGCCGCTGCAGATCGAACCAGGGATCCAACGGTTCGTGCGCCCACAGCGCCGCGGTCACCGCTTCCGCGGAATGGAAGTCACGCCGCGAGTAGCTCACGAAGACCTTCATCGGCCGATCGCCGCCCTCAGGCGCTTCCTGTAACTCGTCCGGGCCCATCCGTCATCACCGCCCCCCATCCGTGCCCACCCTCGTCCGTTCCCCCAGAATGCCAAAGCCGCACCCGCCGAAGCACCGGTTCACGCTGCGTGCCCTTCCCCTACCCTCTCGAGACGAAGTGAGCGAAGCGAGCGCAGTGCATCAGACCCCGCTCGCTGATCCGGCCTGATCCGAACGGAAGGCCCGAGCCGCAGCGGGCAGGCGGGCGGCGCAGTCCGTCCTCCGGCAGTCAGCAGGCCGGGCCCCGCCGCGACGCCTCCCTGTTTTTCCGGTGGGGAGGCGTCGCGGCGGTCCGGACCTGTCAGACCGCCAGCAGCCACCGGGCCGCCGCGCCGAGCGCCGCGTCCGCCTCCGGCAGGACACCGGCCGCACCGAGGAAGCCGTGGAACATACCGCGCTCCACCCGCACTTCGGCCGGAACGCCCGCCTCACGCAGCCGCTCCGCGTAGGCCCGGCCCTCGTCGCGCAG
This window harbors:
- a CDS encoding toll/interleukin-1 receptor domain-containing protein, with amino-acid sequence MGPDELQEAPEGGDRPMKVFVSYSRRDFHSAEAVTAALWAHEPLDPWFDLQRLRPGMDWEVAWDDALETADALLLLASPSAIASEYVRMEWGRALERGIPVYVGVTAGTDVPPELDASPVHDLRVRFWQRMHALGEEIVRTGAQCGSEPAGDESRPGRPVPQRPSQRLPRLRVPASIAGFVVCAATMGVALVWASVLMMRLDISVGHLAGSPFGEPSRLLHSNSLNGLRLRHWHQTQYRLLTLTAMMAPFGPAVLAVAVGLARRSCGWVSLVVTVGCAVTVLAACGYSVRALLSPPDIGDPTVARQIWPTPAAVTEEAAAVTRLLTVAAVAAAVCLGCALWSRWFYLWLPAGLGVAYQRRRATEVPYAASGPRRSPLRPSRNPGLRPRWREIRQSVREPQPGVQWRGKNWRFLLEWLVLCRRNGVGRGRPVGNVVLQVQCLARADEPIAELLRTALQLAGVGASSETGADTRTETVAPSAGWSFVLVSSHVDWVDVAEATREGAPRTICVLLDQVDVPDDTKELRRYQWLDFREQRPEHLYALVAAVSRPDSEPGMADPVPVPVVADRFRAPLPARGLVSMFRMAAAFAPGFALARLFFAPTSPQSAALTVLAVASAAVLLRMAGRLAARRLTPAQLTRSHTVALTLAVLWCATGASILWTPVLLPGGVAQTFLPKDQPGAGLLVVGLVALLCGYIVALVLAPLPFLSPTHSSWLPRAKAMRPRRPLGAALTSWDGYTLLLAWLLFSFGTLLYMNYVQVNVDL